In the Xylanibacillus composti genome, one interval contains:
- the recA gene encoding recombinase RecA: protein MTDRRAALDMALRNIEKQFGKGSIMKLGESTHMQVETVSSGALALDIALGVGGFPRGRIIEIYGPESSGKTTVSLHAIAEAQKAGGQAAFIDAEHALDPVYASKLGVNIDELLLAQPDTGEQGLEIAEALVRSGAVDIIVIDSVAALVPKAEIEGEMGDSHVGLQARLMSQALRKLSGAISKSKTIAIFINQLREKVGIMFGNPETTPGGRALKFYSTVRLDVRRVESIKQGNDVVGNRTRIKVVKNKVAPPFKQADVDIMYGEGISKEGSIIDIGVEMDIINKSGAWFSYEGERLGQGRENAKQFLKDNPQVAHTIETRIREAVSLIPQKGQPDVDDEAEEELLLSE, encoded by the coding sequence TTGACGGACCGTCGCGCAGCATTGGATATGGCGTTACGCAACATTGAGAAGCAATTTGGCAAGGGATCGATCATGAAGCTGGGGGAATCCACCCATATGCAGGTGGAGACGGTCTCCAGCGGCGCGCTTGCCCTGGATATTGCCCTTGGGGTGGGCGGATTCCCCCGAGGCCGGATTATTGAAATATACGGGCCGGAATCGTCCGGTAAGACGACCGTCTCGCTGCATGCGATTGCCGAGGCGCAGAAGGCGGGCGGACAAGCAGCCTTTATCGACGCGGAGCACGCGCTCGACCCGGTTTATGCCAGCAAGCTGGGCGTGAACATTGACGAGCTGCTGCTTGCGCAGCCGGATACGGGCGAGCAAGGACTGGAAATTGCCGAGGCGCTCGTACGCAGCGGCGCGGTCGACATTATCGTCATCGACTCGGTAGCGGCTCTCGTTCCGAAGGCAGAGATCGAGGGAGAGATGGGCGATTCCCACGTCGGCCTGCAGGCGCGTCTGATGTCGCAAGCGCTGCGCAAGCTGTCCGGCGCGATCAGCAAGTCCAAGACGATTGCGATCTTTATTAACCAGCTGCGGGAGAAGGTCGGCATCATGTTCGGCAATCCGGAGACTACGCCGGGTGGACGCGCGCTGAAGTTTTACTCCACGGTGCGGCTCGACGTGCGCCGCGTGGAATCGATCAAGCAGGGCAACGATGTTGTGGGCAACCGCACGCGCATTAAGGTCGTCAAGAACAAGGTGGCGCCGCCGTTCAAGCAGGCGGATGTCGATATTATGTATGGCGAGGGCATCTCGAAGGAAGGCAGCATCATTGACATCGGTGTCGAGATGGACATTATCAACAAGAGCGGCGCATGGTTTTCCTACGAAGGAGAGCGGCTTGGACAAGGTCGTGAGAACGCCAAGCAGTTCCTGAAGGATAATCCGCAGGTTGCGCATACAATTGAAACGAGAATTCGCGAGGCCGTCAGCTTGATTCCGCAGAAGGGTCAACCGGACGTGGACGATGAGGCAGAGGAAGAGCTTTTGCTGTCCGAGTAA